A window of Lentibacillus sp. Marseille-P4043 contains these coding sequences:
- the aspA gene encoding aspartate ammonia-lyase produces the protein MNNNEHRVEKDFLGEKEIPMNAYYGIQTMRAVDNFPITGYPMDEALIKAFAIVKKSAALANNEVGQLDRKIADVIVKASDEIIEGKLHDQFIVDPIQGGAGTSINMNTNEVIANRALELIGDQKGNYTFISPNSHVNMAQSTNDSFPTAIHLSTLAKLDQLLLVMEDLHAEFLRKATEFDEIIKMGRTHLQDAVPIRLGQEFKAYARVLRRDINRISKTRENLYEVNMGATAVGTGLNADPDYIEKVVDYLAQFSGQPIKGAENLVDGTQNTDCYMEVSSALKNCMMNMSKVANDLRMMASGPRAGLGEINLPAVQPGSSIMPGKVNPVMAEVVNQSAFQVNGNDLTITSACEAGQFELNVMEPVIVFNLLQSIKVMTNVFNVFREYCLRGITANSDRMQDYVNNSVGIITAINPHVGYETAAVIARDAIRTKRPVREIVFEKGILTAEELDTILQPIEMTHPGIAGKELLDQKRKEKELVTN, from the coding sequence ATGAACAACAATGAACACCGTGTAGAAAAGGATTTTTTAGGGGAAAAGGAAATACCAATGAATGCTTATTATGGTATTCAAACAATGCGGGCTGTTGATAATTTCCCAATAACAGGATATCCAATGGACGAGGCTTTAATTAAAGCGTTTGCCATCGTTAAAAAAAGTGCAGCATTAGCGAACAATGAAGTCGGACAATTGGATAGAAAAATTGCCGATGTAATTGTAAAAGCATCAGATGAAATTATCGAAGGCAAATTACATGATCAATTCATTGTTGACCCAATTCAAGGCGGCGCGGGTACATCCATTAATATGAATACAAATGAGGTCATCGCAAACCGTGCATTGGAATTAATCGGTGATCAAAAAGGCAATTATACATTCATAAGTCCAAACTCACACGTCAATATGGCGCAATCAACCAATGATTCATTTCCAACAGCGATTCATCTTTCCACACTAGCAAAATTAGACCAATTGCTGCTAGTAATGGAAGACTTGCATGCAGAGTTTCTTAGAAAAGCAACAGAATTTGACGAAATCATCAAAATGGGTCGCACGCATTTACAGGATGCTGTACCAATTCGATTAGGTCAGGAATTCAAAGCCTATGCACGTGTGCTTCGCCGTGATATTAACCGCATTAGTAAAACTCGCGAAAATCTATATGAAGTGAACATGGGTGCAACAGCAGTAGGTACAGGCTTAAATGCCGATCCAGATTATATCGAAAAAGTCGTCGATTACCTTGCACAGTTTAGCGGACAACCAATCAAAGGCGCAGAAAATCTAGTTGATGGCACACAAAATACAGATTGCTATATGGAAGTATCATCTGCACTGAAAAACTGTATGATGAATATGTCGAAAGTTGCAAATGACTTACGAATGATGGCTTCCGGTCCACGTGCTGGCTTAGGAGAAATCAACTTACCTGCAGTTCAACCAGGGTCATCCATCATGCCAGGTAAAGTAAATCCAGTAATGGCAGAAGTGGTAAACCAAAGTGCCTTCCAAGTAAATGGTAATGATTTAACAATTACTTCAGCTTGTGAAGCAGGACAATTTGAATTAAATGTCATGGAGCCAGTTATTGTCTTCAACTTACTGCAATCCATTAAAGTTATGACAAACGTATTTAACGTATTCCGCGAATATTGTTTACGTGGCATTACAGCGAATAGTGATCGAATGCAAGATTATGTGAATAATAGTGTTGGTATTATTACTGCGATTAACCCGCATGTTGGTTATGAAACAGCTGCAGTTATTGCAAGAGATGCCATCCGTACGAAACGACCAGTTCGTGAAATCGTATTTGAAAAAGGCATACTAACAGCCGAGGAACTTGATACAATCCTGCAACCAATCGAAATGACACATCCAGGTATTGCAGGAAAAGAGCTCTTAGATCAAAAACGTAAGGAAAAAGAATTAGTAACTAATTAA